From a region of the Paenibacillus sp. FSL R10-2734 genome:
- the rimP gene encoding ribosome maturation factor RimP, producing the protein MSTPKSKIKQTVEQMLGPYLDDNGFELVDVEYVKEGSNWFLRIFVDKEGGIDIDDCGSISEYFSQQLDENDPIPEAYFLEVSSPGAERPLKKAADVAKAVGKDVYVTVYEPIQGLKEFEGRLLSFENEELLISAGKKEHVVPYAKVASARLAIIF; encoded by the coding sequence TTGAGCACACCCAAATCTAAAATTAAACAAACGGTAGAGCAGATGCTCGGGCCCTATCTCGACGACAATGGTTTCGAACTGGTGGACGTTGAATACGTGAAGGAAGGCTCCAATTGGTTTCTGCGTATATTCGTAGATAAAGAAGGCGGCATTGATATTGATGACTGCGGAAGCATTAGCGAATATTTCAGTCAGCAATTGGATGAGAATGATCCTATCCCTGAGGCTTATTTCCTTGAGGTATCCTCGCCGGGAGCAGAGCGTCCTCTCAAAAAAGCTGCGGATGTAGCGAAAGCGGTAGGTAAGGACGTGTATGTGACTGTTTATGAGCCGATTCAAGGGCTCAAAGAATTTGAAGGTCGTTTGCTCTCGTTCGAGAACGAGGAACTGCTCATCTCCGCGGGCAAAAAAGAACATGTAGTACCGTACGCCAAAGTCGCAAGCGCGAGATTGGCCATTATTTTTTAA
- the nusA gene encoding transcription termination factor NusA — MSMEFIEAMNELERERGISKDVLFEAIEAALISSYKRNFNAAQNVRVDMNRNNGVIKVFARKLIVDEVLDTRTEISLPAAREINPHFQLEDIAELEVTPRDFGRIAAQTAKQVVTQRIREAERGLIYNAFIDKEDDIVTGLVQRQDMRNIYIDLGKIEAVLPLSELMPGEKFKQSERIKAYITKVENTTKGPQIMLSRSHPGLLKRLFELEVPEIFDGVVEIRSVAREAGFRSKIAVYSRNPEVDPVGSCVGPRGTRVQTIVTELRGEKIDIVRYSDLVQEYVANALSPSKVLEVQVFEAEKMARVIVPDYQLSLAIGIKGQNARLAAKLTGWKIDIKSETQAEQEYGRPKSSIDEMHQDSVSID, encoded by the coding sequence ATGAGTATGGAGTTTATTGAAGCAATGAATGAGCTGGAAAGGGAGAGAGGCATCAGTAAGGATGTGCTGTTTGAAGCCATCGAAGCGGCGCTGATCTCTAGTTATAAACGTAATTTCAATGCGGCACAGAACGTGCGTGTTGATATGAACCGCAACAACGGTGTCATTAAAGTGTTTGCCCGCAAGCTAATTGTTGATGAGGTCCTGGATACAAGGACTGAAATCTCATTACCGGCAGCCAGAGAAATTAACCCGCATTTCCAGCTTGAAGATATTGCTGAGCTTGAAGTGACACCACGTGATTTCGGGCGCATTGCTGCACAGACTGCAAAGCAGGTTGTAACTCAACGGATTCGCGAAGCAGAGCGTGGACTCATCTATAATGCTTTTATCGACAAAGAAGATGATATCGTTACAGGACTTGTTCAACGTCAAGATATGCGGAACATTTACATTGATCTTGGTAAAATCGAAGCGGTCTTGCCGCTTAGCGAATTGATGCCAGGTGAGAAGTTTAAGCAGAGCGAGCGTATCAAGGCTTATATCACTAAAGTTGAGAACACCACTAAAGGGCCGCAAATTATGCTGTCCCGCAGTCATCCCGGATTACTGAAGCGTCTGTTCGAGCTAGAAGTTCCGGAAATATTTGACGGTGTAGTTGAAATTCGTTCCGTGGCTCGTGAAGCTGGCTTCCGTTCGAAGATTGCTGTGTATTCCCGCAATCCGGAAGTGGATCCAGTTGGTTCTTGCGTAGGTCCAAGAGGAACACGCGTTCAGACCATCGTTACTGAGCTTCGTGGCGAGAAGATCGATATCGTCCGTTACTCAGATCTAGTGCAGGAGTATGTGGCTAATGCACTCAGCCCTTCCAAGGTTCTTGAAGTTCAAGTCTTTGAAGCGGAGAAAATGGCACGAGTAATCGTTCCTGACTATCAATTATCACTGGCTATCGGTATTAAAGGGCAAAATGCACGTCTTGCTGCTAAGCTTACCGGCTGGAAAATTGATATCAAGAGTGAAACTCAAGCGGAGCAGGAATACGGTAGACCAAAATCTTCAATTGATGAAATGCATCAGGATTCCGTCTCCATTGATTAA
- a CDS encoding YlxR family protein: MKQRKVPLRKCVVTQEMMPKKELIRVVRTPEGEVLIDLTGKKSGRGAYICGKLECFKLAQKNKALDRALKCQVSPEIYAQLAREFTSVEEQFLAAKDSENNE; encoded by the coding sequence ATGAAACAAAGAAAGGTGCCGCTGCGCAAATGCGTTGTTACCCAAGAGATGATGCCGAAGAAAGAGCTGATTCGAGTGGTTAGAACGCCCGAGGGCGAAGTGCTGATTGATCTGACAGGTAAGAAGTCAGGCCGTGGTGCTTACATATGCGGCAAGCTTGAATGCTTTAAGCTGGCACAGAAGAATAAAGCACTTGATCGCGCTTTGAAATGTCAAGTGAGTCCTGAAATCTATGCCCAGCTTGCCCGGGAGTTTACTTCTGTGGAAGAGCAGTTTCTAGCAGCAAAGGATAGTGAGAATAATGAGTAA
- a CDS encoding YlxQ family RNA-binding protein: MSKALSYLGLAMRAGKIVTGDEAVLKAVRSSEAKLVVLAGDASDNTQKKFRDKCGTYDIPLVIAFHRDSLGASIGKDQRVVLAITDKGFAEMISKQLGDTVGGGFID; encoded by the coding sequence ATGAGTAAGGCACTTTCTTATTTAGGGCTTGCCATGAGAGCAGGCAAGATAGTCACCGGCGATGAGGCTGTACTCAAAGCTGTACGGTCTTCAGAAGCGAAGCTGGTCGTTCTGGCAGGTGACGCTTCAGATAATACCCAAAAAAAGTTCCGTGATAAATGCGGAACCTACGATATTCCACTAGTAATCGCATTTCACCGAGACAGCCTCGGTGCAAGTATTGGTAAAGACCAGCGTGTAGTACTGGCCATTACGGATAAAGGATTCGCGGAAATGATCTCCAAGCAACTAGGAGATACTGTCGGAGGTGGATTTATTGACTAA
- the infB gene encoding translation initiation factor IF-2 produces MTKEENKDKLRVYEYAKSLNMSSKEIITILKRLNVPVNNHMSVMENGSVNKVEQFFKDIKSNAAAKRDTSSSSRPVTTGAVTAEPQSAQNANKNQQEKQVGMNSNQNNNQSTTSPRPQSGQDSRRTQTGSTQNARPQQSGAPRTNSTSGSRPQGNSTGGNRPQGSNTSGSRPQGSNTGSRPQGSNTGGSRPQGSNTGGSRPQGSNTGGSRPQGSNTGSRPQGQSSAPRTDSRPQGQSSTGGGFTRGDDRGPKKNTTGGRPNTNNRRFDDGKGGNYRGRGGKNGRGKNQPMVHREKIDNTPKKIIVRGSMTVGETAKLLHKDASEVIKKLISMGVMATINQELDIDTILLLAAEFGVEVEVKIPVDEDSFETVEENDAEEELQSRPPVVTIMGHVDHGKTTLLDAIRSTSVSLGEAGGITQHIGAYQVEINQKKITFLDTPGHEAFTAMRARGAQVTDMTIIVVAADDGVMPQTVEAIAHAKAAGLPIIVAVNKIDKPGADPDKVKQELTSYELVPEEWGGDTIFVNLSAKQRINLEELLEMILLVAEVNEYKANPDKRARGTVIEAELDKNRGPVARVLVQNGTLKVGDAFVAGNCFGRVRAMVNDKGRKIKEAGPSTPVEITGLTEVPQAGDPFMAFEDERKARAIADRRSTSQRQSELNTNTRVTLDDLFQHIKDGEIKDLNVIIKADVQGSVEALKGSLAKIEVEGVRVKIIHSGAGAITESDITLAAASNAIVIGFNVRPDAQTKAAAEQEKVDVRLHNIIYNVIEEIESAMKGMLDPIYKEIVIGHAEVRSVFKISKVGTIAGCMVIDGKITRNAEMRLIRSGIVVFTGKVDTLKRFKDDAKEVAQGYECGITLERYNDVQEGDIIEAFLMETVER; encoded by the coding sequence TTGACTAAAGAAGAGAACAAAGATAAATTGCGCGTGTACGAATACGCCAAGTCACTAAACATGAGTAGTAAAGAAATTATTACAATTCTGAAGCGTTTGAATGTCCCTGTGAATAATCATATGAGTGTCATGGAGAACGGTTCCGTGAACAAAGTAGAGCAATTCTTCAAGGATATCAAGTCGAACGCTGCAGCCAAACGGGATACCAGCTCCAGTAGCCGTCCGGTGACAACCGGTGCGGTAACTGCCGAACCCCAAAGTGCTCAGAATGCCAACAAAAATCAACAGGAAAAGCAGGTAGGTATGAACAGTAACCAAAACAACAACCAATCGACGACGTCCCCAAGGCCCCAAAGCGGACAAGATTCCCGCAGAACACAAACAGGTTCAACGCAGAACGCACGTCCGCAACAAAGCGGAGCTCCACGTACAAACAGTACTAGCGGAAGCCGTCCGCAAGGAAATAGCACAGGCGGCAATCGTCCACAAGGTAGCAATACCAGTGGTAGCCGTCCGCAAGGAAGTAACACTGGCAGCCGTCCACAAGGTAGTAATACTGGTGGCAGCCGTCCGCAAGGTAGCAACACAGGTGGCAGCCGTCCGCAAGGTAGCAATACCGGTGGCAGCCGTCCACAAGGAAGTAATACTGGCAGCCGTCCGCAAGGACAAAGCAGTGCACCTCGCACTGACAGCCGCCCACAAGGTCAATCTAGCACTGGCGGTGGTTTCACACGCGGTGACGACAGAGGTCCTAAGAAGAACACAACTGGTGGTAGACCAAATACGAACAATAGACGGTTTGATGATGGCAAAGGCGGTAACTACCGCGGTCGTGGTGGTAAGAATGGCCGCGGCAAGAATCAGCCAATGGTTCACCGTGAGAAGATCGATAACACACCTAAGAAGATTATCGTTCGTGGCAGCATGACCGTTGGTGAAACAGCGAAATTGCTTCACAAAGACGCTTCTGAAGTAATTAAGAAGCTGATCTCTATGGGGGTTATGGCAACCATCAACCAAGAGCTGGATATCGACACCATCCTGCTACTCGCTGCTGAATTCGGCGTAGAAGTAGAAGTGAAGATTCCTGTTGATGAGGATAGCTTTGAAACTGTGGAAGAGAATGATGCTGAAGAAGAACTTCAGTCACGTCCTCCTGTAGTTACAATCATGGGTCACGTTGACCACGGTAAAACTACTTTGCTGGATGCCATTCGTTCGACGAGTGTATCTCTAGGCGAAGCAGGCGGAATCACACAGCATATCGGTGCTTATCAAGTTGAAATCAACCAGAAGAAAATCACGTTCCTAGATACACCTGGTCACGAAGCGTTTACTGCTATGCGTGCTCGTGGTGCACAGGTAACAGATATGACTATTATCGTAGTTGCTGCTGATGACGGTGTTATGCCTCAGACCGTTGAAGCTATTGCACATGCTAAGGCTGCTGGACTTCCGATTATTGTCGCTGTTAATAAAATCGACAAGCCGGGTGCAGATCCTGACAAAGTGAAGCAAGAGCTTACAAGCTATGAACTCGTTCCTGAAGAGTGGGGCGGAGATACCATCTTCGTTAACCTTTCTGCGAAACAACGTATTAACTTGGAAGAACTGCTGGAAATGATCTTGCTCGTTGCTGAAGTAAATGAGTACAAAGCGAACCCTGACAAACGGGCACGCGGTACGGTTATAGAAGCTGAGCTTGATAAGAACCGTGGACCAGTTGCACGTGTTCTGGTACAGAACGGTACATTGAAAGTCGGCGATGCTTTTGTAGCAGGTAACTGCTTCGGACGTGTACGTGCGATGGTCAATGATAAAGGACGTAAGATTAAAGAAGCTGGTCCATCTACTCCAGTAGAAATTACTGGTTTGACTGAGGTACCACAAGCTGGCGATCCGTTTATGGCTTTCGAAGACGAGCGTAAAGCCCGTGCGATTGCTGATAGACGTTCTACATCCCAACGTCAATCCGAGCTGAATACAAACACCCGTGTAACATTGGATGATTTGTTCCAGCACATCAAAGATGGCGAGATCAAAGACCTTAACGTTATTATTAAAGCTGACGTACAAGGTTCAGTCGAGGCGCTTAAAGGTTCCTTGGCTAAGATCGAAGTGGAAGGCGTACGCGTGAAGATCATTCACAGCGGTGCCGGTGCCATTACGGAATCCGATATTACACTTGCAGCAGCATCCAACGCTATTGTTATTGGCTTTAACGTTCGTCCGGACGCTCAAACCAAGGCAGCTGCTGAACAAGAAAAAGTAGATGTTCGTCTTCATAACATCATCTACAATGTAATTGAGGAAATCGAAAGTGCAATGAAGGGTATGCTTGATCCTATCTATAAAGAGATCGTTATCGGTCACGCCGAAGTACGTAGCGTCTTCAAAATCAGTAAAGTGGGTACCATTGCAGGTTGTATGGTTATTGATGGTAAGATTACCCGTAATGCTGAAATGCGCTTGATCCGCAGCGGAATCGTTGTGTTTACAGGTAAAGTTGATACCTTGAAACGCTTTAAAGATGATGCCAAAGAAGTGGCGCAAGGTTATGAATGCGGCATAACTTTGGAACGCTATAATGACGTCCAAGAGGGCGACATTATCGAAGCGTTTCTTATGGAAACTGTAGAGCGCTAA
- the rbfA gene encoding 30S ribosome-binding factor RbfA has protein sequence MSKIRAGRVGEQIKKELSQLIQSGLKDPRIGFVTVTGVDVTNDLSQAKVYLSVFGDEEQKSGSLKAIEKANGFLRSELGKAIRLRHTPELIFKIDESVAYGSHIEKLLGELHKND, from the coding sequence ATGTCTAAAATTAGAGCAGGACGAGTGGGCGAGCAGATCAAGAAAGAGCTTAGCCAACTAATCCAAAGTGGACTGAAAGACCCACGAATCGGTTTTGTAACTGTAACTGGCGTAGACGTGACTAACGATCTGTCGCAAGCGAAAGTATACCTAAGCGTGTTCGGGGATGAAGAACAGAAGTCAGGCTCCCTTAAAGCGATTGAGAAAGCAAATGGTTTTCTTCGCTCAGAGCTTGGCAAGGCGATTCGCCTCCGGCATACACCGGAACTGATCTTCAAAATCGATGAATCTGTCGCTTACGGCAGTCACATCGAGAAACTTCTCGGAGAGCTTCATAAGAACGATTAG
- a CDS encoding bifunctional oligoribonuclease/PAP phosphatase NrnA, which yields MQSYEQSLQQTREFLLEHDDYLVVSHVQPDGDAVSSTLVVGWLLSCLGKKYTMLNEGPIPKRMEYLWHSDEIINMASSEPPRQYSNVICVDCADFQRVGLTHRYFANDALILNIDHHPTNNGYGLVNLIKPDAAATAEILFDLLKTFEIEWDIDIATAIYTGLLTDTGGFRYTNTSPKVMAAVSELLSYGVNGPELAETLLEEMTLPQVKILNKALNTLQLSPDGDIAWLYVTPEDMIECAAANEDLEGIVNYPRNIRGVEVGILFKVIHEHAVKVSLRSAGKVDVADLAQTFGGGGHTRAAGARIEATLEEAIDRVLEEVRRHL from the coding sequence ATGCAGAGCTATGAACAAAGTCTCCAGCAGACCCGTGAGTTTCTGCTGGAACACGACGATTACCTTGTAGTGTCGCATGTTCAGCCGGACGGAGATGCAGTCAGCTCCACCCTAGTGGTGGGCTGGCTTCTCTCATGTCTGGGCAAAAAATACACTATGCTGAATGAAGGACCGATACCGAAGCGGATGGAATATTTATGGCATTCGGATGAAATCATCAATATGGCCTCTAGTGAGCCGCCCCGTCAATACAGCAATGTGATCTGTGTGGATTGTGCTGATTTTCAACGTGTAGGACTGACCCATCGCTATTTTGCGAACGATGCTCTCATCCTGAACATTGACCATCACCCAACAAACAATGGTTATGGACTTGTGAATCTAATCAAGCCGGATGCTGCTGCGACTGCGGAAATTTTGTTCGATCTGCTGAAGACGTTCGAGATTGAATGGGACATCGATATTGCCACAGCTATATACACAGGTCTTTTGACGGATACGGGTGGCTTTCGTTATACCAACACATCACCAAAAGTAATGGCAGCCGTATCTGAACTGCTATCCTATGGTGTTAACGGTCCTGAACTAGCTGAGACATTGCTTGAAGAAATGACATTGCCACAGGTCAAAATTTTAAATAAAGCGTTAAATACTCTTCAATTATCACCCGATGGGGATATTGCCTGGCTCTATGTTACACCGGAGGATATGATCGAATGTGCTGCTGCTAATGAAGATTTGGAAGGAATCGTGAACTACCCCCGCAATATTCGTGGTGTAGAAGTAGGGATTCTGTTCAAAGTCATTCATGAACATGCGGTTAAAGTTAGTTTGCGATCTGCTGGTAAGGTCGACGTGGCTGACCTAGCGCAAACATTTGGAGGCGGCGGTCATACCCGCGCTGCAGGTGCGCGTATAGAAGCTACACTCGAAGAGGCAATCGACCGGGTGCTTGAGGAGGTAAGACGTCATTTATGA